The Campylobacter sp. MIT 12-8780 genome contains the following window.
ATAGACAGCTATGAGCTTACTAAAGTGGCTTTAGAGCCAAATGGAAGGTATTTTGTGAGCGTTAATGTCTTTAAGACACTTTTTTCACGCAATGAAAAGCCAAATTTGGTGATTTTTAATGCTTCAAGATTTAAGGCTTTGGGCGAAAACTTAGGACAAAAACTTGTTAATGATTTCACAAAAAGCAAGAAATTTAATGTCTTAGATAGAAAAAACGAAGCCTATTATAAGGCTGAAAAAGCTGTGATTGAGAGTGAAGATGGCTCAAGTGAAGATATTTTCAAGCTTGGCAATGTCATGGGAAGTGATTATATGCTGATTTTTAACCTAAGAGATATTAGCGCAAGTTCGAGTAAAAGCTCAAAGCTCACCACTCAATCAAATACGCTTAAAGGCGATGTGGCAGTGGATTATCGCTTGATCTTATTTGCTACAAAAGAGATTAAGCTTGCAAATACCATTACTTTGCAACTTAGCCTTAAAGATGAGAGTGTTAAAACAAATGAAGAAGCTTTAACAAAAATAGCAAATGCTCTTTCAAAAGACATTTTAAATGAACTTTATCCAGCTTATATCACGCTTGCAAATGAAGGTGAAGTAAGCTTTGAAGAAGAGCTTGAGCTAAACGCAGTGTATGAGTGTATAAACAAAAGCAATGGCACAAGCTCAAAGGTGCAAATCACAAGTGCTAATAAAAACAGCTCAAAAGGCAAGGTTTTACAAGGCACAGCAAGCTTTAATGATACTTGCACGCTTTCAAGCGAACAAGGCAGAGAAGCTACTTACAAACTTGGCACAAATGGCGGTGTGAATTTAGGCTTTTAAGCTCACAAAACAAAAATAGACAAAAAGACAGCTAGTCCCTTTGTCTATTTTGATCTTTTTTTTCTACTTTTCATTCTTAGCTTTTTTTCGTATATAGATATAAAGCACGCTTGCAATAGCAATGAGGATAAAGATAATGATAAGAATTTGGTGCAAATACTCAGCGATAAGCTCTTCATTTTGCCCTAAAAAATATCCAAGCAAGACTAAGATACTAACCCACAAAAAACTCCCCAAGCCTGTAAAAAAGATAAATCTTTTTAGGTTCATTTTCGCTAAGCCAGCTGGCATAGAGATATATTGACGAATGCCCGGTATCAAGCGACACACAAAGGTTGAAAACTCGCCATGTTTATTAAAAAATGCCTCAAATTTAGCAAATTTAACTTCATTGATCCCTATATATCTACCCCATTTTAGCACAAAGGCTCGCCCAAAGAAAAAGCAAAGATAGTAATTAATCAAAGCCCCTAAAATAGAGCCTAAAACCCCACACGCTATACACGCGTATATATTAAACTCGCCCTTATGAGCCAAATATCCAGCCGGAATCATCACAACCTCGCTAGGAAAAGGGATAAAACAGCTTTCTAAAGTCATTAAAAGCACTATGCCAAGATAGCCAAGCTCGCTTGCAGTGCGAAGTATAAAGTCTATAAGTTCTTGCATGAGTTCATTTCAAAAAAGAATTAAAAAGCAAAAGCCCAAAAAATGGGCTTTTTGAAAGGCTAGGTTTATTTACCAGCAAATGAAGCTTGATTTGGATTATCAGCAGCTCCAGCTAAAAGGCATTCTCTAAGCGCATCAGCATCGGCTGGGTTGCTGACTTTGTTTTTTACCCAACGCTCGATTTGTGCCATAGTTTTTGAAGCTGGATTTGGAGCTTGATACTGCTTTGAAAGCGCTGCACAATCAGCTGCTAAACTTAAACTTGGTAAAGCAAAAAGTGCTATTAATAAAACTTTTTTCATCTTTACTCCTTTTTAGAATTTCACATTATATATAAGCATAATGTTATCTGCTGTGCTATCAGCACCTGCGCTTTTACCTATGTTTTTACCCGGTGCTCCATTTATAGGTAAGCCTCTGTTGCCCCAAAGATTGTTAATCCTTGTATAGCTTAAGCGGAAGAATTGATTTTTATCCACTTGAGCGATCGCATACACATCAAAAGCATGTCCTCTTGTTTGTCTTATATTTAAAGGATCATTAAAGCTTGATCTTGAAAGGGTATACCAAAAACGGCTTCCGTAGAAGTATTCGCCACCAAGTTTGAAGTATTGGTTAAAATCATATCTTAAACCTACATGTGCAGCATAGGCATTTTTTTCATTGAAAAGTTTTGATGTAGGTACAGAAGGTGCAAGCTCTTTTGCATCACTTCCCTTATAATAACCCAAAGAGCCAAAATAATTCAAGCCTATATCCCAAAGATTATACGCTTCAAAGTGTAAATTTACGATATCAGAATTTCCCAAATTACGCACGCCACCATAAGTAGCACCTAGTGGTAAAGAAAAATTATTCAAACGTACATAAGAAAGCATTAAGAGGTTATTACCTACACCAAATTGCTCGAAAGGAAGTCTCATCTCAGCTGAAGCATACCACAAATCAGAATCTGCCTTTGAAGTCGATCCTGACCAATCCCTAATAGTTCCTTCCTCATCATACTGATACACCTTTCCATACGCTCCACGCACTGCAAAAGCAAAATCATTAAGCAAAGCTGGCTTAAAAGTAACCACCGCTGCATCACCTAAAGTATTGATAGCAAGGGCTGGGTAGGTTGATTGGCGAAGAGCATTGTTTCTAAGGTTGCTTCCTGGACCTTCAGTTCCTGGCTGACGTCCTAAGGTGAAAACTACTTCTTCAGTGGCAAAAAGATCGATATAAGCACGACTTACATAGATACTTGATCCACTTGTGCGAGTGTTGCGTCCAGCATCTATATCAAGTGGATCGCCTACACTTGCAACATCCATTTGCCCCCAGTTTTTTGCCATAGATAAGCGACCATAGAATTTAGTATAGTCGTTAATCGCCGCATTCATATTAAGATGCAATTCACTCGCCCATTTGTTGTGAGCTTTGTATTTTTGATCGTTAATGTTGTAGGTTGTATCGCCCACGCCCATTGAAAAATCAAGACCAAATTTGATCTTATCCAAACCTGTTTGAAACTCTGTGTCATCGAGTCTTTCTTCAAGCTCACTAATCCTTGTTTCAAGTCTTTGCATAGCTGTTGGCTGAGGAGCCGGCGCAACTCTTTGAGGCGGAGTTTGTCTAGGAGCATTTTGCCTTGGGGCTGCATAAAGCGAAGAGCCAAGCAAGGCAAGAGCTAAAACTACTGAAAATTTTGATTTCATGTAAAAATCTCCTTAAAAATTTGAAATTATCGCTTGCAATTCTAGCAAAATAAAACTTAAAAACTTATATTTTTTAAAAAAATCATACAAAAAGAAGCATTTTGTGAAATTTTGACTTTAAATTCTTAGTATTTTAAGCTCAAAAAAGTAAAGATGAAAATACAAAAAACTACAAACAAACTGATGAAAGATCAAAGCCTTTATATCGTTGTTCTTAAACGATATAAAGGCTATAAAAATTGAGTTTATCTTTTTTTAGCTTTGCTTTTAAGCTTGGTGCGTTGGGTTTGGGCTGGAATTTTTTCAGCTTTTTGTGTTGAGATTTTATCTAAGTTTTGCTTACTTTTTAAAGCTTTTTTGATCTGCGTGGTTGTTTTATCATCTTGAGCCTTGGAAGTTTGGGTGTTTTTAGCTTTTGTAGTTGGACTTTTAGCC
Protein-coding sequences here:
- a CDS encoding CsgG/HfaB family protein: MKRFFLFVLCTFSFVLAQPNEQAVESNSTATNFSPDTATSVVSKEGTFIKVSSGQASAPTQEEALRLAIIDAVMKLKGFNTANFKQQIRTQNFSNFNLFQPQVFTSSTFKATKGYIDSYELTKVALEPNGRYFVSVNVFKTLFSRNEKPNLVIFNASRFKALGENLGQKLVNDFTKSKKFNVLDRKNEAYYKAEKAVIESEDGSSEDIFKLGNVMGSDYMLIFNLRDISASSSKSSKLTTQSNTLKGDVAVDYRLILFATKEIKLANTITLQLSLKDESVKTNEEALTKIANALSKDILNELYPAYITLANEGEVSFEEELELNAVYECINKSNGTSSKVQITSANKNSSKGKVLQGTASFNDTCTLSSEQGREATYKLGTNGGVNLGF
- a CDS encoding DedA family protein translates to MQELIDFILRTASELGYLGIVLLMTLESCFIPFPSEVVMIPAGYLAHKGEFNIYACIACGVLGSILGALINYYLCFFFGRAFVLKWGRYIGINEVKFAKFEAFFNKHGEFSTFVCRLIPGIRQYISMPAGLAKMNLKRFIFFTGLGSFLWVSILVLLGYFLGQNEELIAEYLHQILIIIFILIAIASVLYIYIRKKAKNEK
- a CDS encoding DUF3373 family protein is translated as MKSKFSVVLALALLGSSLYAAPRQNAPRQTPPQRVAPAPQPTAMQRLETRISELEERLDDTEFQTGLDKIKFGLDFSMGVGDTTYNINDQKYKAHNKWASELHLNMNAAINDYTKFYGRLSMAKNWGQMDVASVGDPLDIDAGRNTRTSGSSIYVSRAYIDLFATEEVVFTLGRQPGTEGPGSNLRNNALRQSTYPALAINTLGDAAVVTFKPALLNDFAFAVRGAYGKVYQYDEEGTIRDWSGSTSKADSDLWYASAEMRLPFEQFGVGNNLLMLSYVRLNNFSLPLGATYGGVRNLGNSDIVNLHFEAYNLWDIGLNYFGSLGYYKGSDAKELAPSVPTSKLFNEKNAYAAHVGLRYDFNQYFKLGGEYFYGSRFWYTLSRSSFNDPLNIRQTRGHAFDVYAIAQVDKNQFFRLSYTRINNLWGNRGLPINGAPGKNIGKSAGADSTADNIMLIYNVKF